The following are from one region of the Pseudomonadales bacterium genome:
- the glnE gene encoding bifunctional [glutamate--ammonia ligase]-adenylyl-L-tyrosine phosphorylase/[glutamate--ammonia-ligase] adenylyltransferase, with product MIPLPDSLRAAGLRAAGYLTEIQSAGLTGDTREALVRVFSLSEFAASTAQRHEDWLVDALRRGRFDKPASAADLAAALTEQLDAVTDMAGLQCALRSVRQRHQLWLVWRHVLGLAPLEETTHVCSSMADLLIDAALERVYAWNCERRGVPLGADSGRPQQLVVLALGKLGAEELNLSSDVDLVFTYPEAGSTESGETNQQFFVRVGQQLIQALDALTVDGFVFRVDMRLRPYGASGPLAVDFANLENYYATQGRDWERYALMKARACAGDIAEGTGLLADLRPFVFRRYLDFGAIDALRDMKARLIAERHQSEDVKLGPGGIRDVEFCVQMHQMIWGGREHVLQSPRLLEVLPALGSLGLLEAPKVDALLAGYRMLRDTEHSLQAEADRQTQQLPAAPESRLRLAVSRGFADYAGFLAALDRHRVEIQKVFEDLLGEQPEGEDEATALWRAPTDAARLQRFGFKEIEASSALLLGLVSARDRPAVSENARTRLNRLMPLLLQHLRESAGEGPSSDLILERVTPILRAVLRRSAYLSLLAENPNTLRHLLNLVGTSLWLAQQLAEHPIFFDALLDGRQLSVVPDRATLSASLAEDLKAAGEDEERALNVLREFKSHHVFSVALAEVRGTLPLMKVSDALSFLAEAVLDAALRMAWDANLERFPEYAQPRPFIIVGYGKLGGIELGPGSDLDLVFVHDLPEGAGPFLQRLVRRLLHVLTAPTYSGALYEIDTRLRPSGGAGTMVSSLSAFADYQDKRAWTWEQQALVRARPVAGDAALAKRFAALRREILGLERDRDTLRDEILKMRERISEHLLEDEDADLKRGAGGIVDIEFMVQYLVLAWAHQHPSLTEFTDNVRILDAVERLELLPSGAAGRLRKAYIALRAEWHRSVLDIPDRERASLTLATYRDEVRTIWTLVFGEQTTA from the coding sequence TTGATTCCGCTCCCTGATTCGCTCCGCGCGGCCGGCCTGCGGGCCGCGGGATACCTGACAGAAATTCAATCCGCCGGTCTGACCGGAGATACCCGGGAAGCCCTGGTGCGGGTTTTTTCTCTGAGTGAATTCGCAGCCAGCACCGCGCAGCGCCACGAAGACTGGCTGGTGGATGCGCTGCGGCGCGGGCGATTCGATAAACCTGCCAGCGCCGCAGATCTGGCAGCCGCACTCACGGAGCAGCTCGATGCGGTCACCGACATGGCCGGTCTGCAGTGCGCGCTGCGATCGGTGCGCCAGCGCCACCAGTTGTGGCTGGTGTGGCGCCACGTGCTGGGCCTGGCACCGCTGGAGGAGACCACCCACGTCTGCTCCAGCATGGCCGATCTGCTCATCGATGCGGCCTTGGAGCGGGTATACGCATGGAACTGCGAGCGGCGCGGTGTGCCCCTGGGTGCCGACAGCGGCAGGCCTCAGCAGCTGGTGGTCCTTGCTCTGGGGAAACTCGGCGCGGAAGAACTCAACCTGTCTTCGGACGTGGATCTGGTGTTCACCTACCCGGAAGCGGGCAGCACCGAATCCGGAGAAACCAATCAGCAGTTCTTCGTACGGGTAGGCCAGCAGCTGATCCAGGCGCTGGATGCGCTGACGGTGGATGGCTTCGTGTTCCGGGTGGATATGCGGCTGCGACCCTATGGCGCCAGCGGCCCCCTCGCGGTGGACTTTGCCAACCTCGAAAACTATTACGCCACCCAGGGTCGGGACTGGGAGCGCTACGCACTCATGAAGGCACGGGCCTGTGCCGGGGATATCGCCGAGGGCACCGGGCTGCTCGCAGATCTGCGCCCCTTCGTGTTTCGCCGTTATCTCGACTTCGGTGCCATCGATGCGCTGCGCGATATGAAGGCGCGTCTGATCGCCGAACGGCACCAGTCCGAGGATGTAAAGCTCGGGCCGGGGGGGATCCGGGATGTGGAATTCTGTGTGCAGATGCATCAGATGATCTGGGGTGGCCGGGAGCATGTCCTGCAATCGCCGCGGTTACTGGAAGTGCTGCCGGCACTCGGCAGCCTTGGATTGCTCGAAGCGCCGAAGGTCGACGCCCTGCTTGCCGGTTACCGGATGCTGCGCGATACCGAACACAGCCTCCAGGCCGAGGCCGACCGTCAGACCCAGCAGCTGCCGGCAGCGCCGGAAAGCCGGCTGCGTCTCGCCGTGTCCCGGGGCTTCGCCGACTACGCAGGCTTTCTCGCGGCGCTCGATCGCCATCGCGTGGAAATCCAGAAGGTGTTCGAAGATCTGCTCGGTGAACAGCCTGAAGGAGAAGATGAAGCAACCGCGCTGTGGCGTGCGCCCACAGACGCGGCGCGTCTGCAGCGCTTCGGCTTCAAGGAAATCGAGGCCAGCAGCGCGCTGCTGCTCGGGCTGGTCAGTGCCCGGGATCGACCCGCGGTCAGTGAAAATGCGCGGACCCGGTTGAATCGGCTCATGCCTCTGCTGCTCCAGCATCTGCGCGAATCCGCCGGAGAGGGTCCGTCGTCCGACCTGATTCTGGAGCGGGTGACACCCATCCTCAGGGCGGTGCTGCGGCGCTCGGCTTATCTGTCGCTGCTCGCCGAAAACCCCAACACACTCCGACATCTGCTGAATCTGGTGGGCACCAGTCTGTGGCTGGCTCAGCAGCTCGCCGAACACCCGATATTCTTCGATGCCCTCCTCGATGGCCGTCAGCTCAGTGTGGTGCCTGATCGTGCCACGCTTTCCGCATCCCTCGCAGAGGACCTCAAGGCGGCAGGCGAAGACGAAGAGCGGGCACTGAATGTGCTGCGCGAATTCAAGAGTCACCATGTGTTCAGTGTTGCCCTGGCGGAAGTACGCGGCACCCTGCCGCTGATGAAGGTGAGCGATGCCCTCAGTTTCCTCGCGGAGGCGGTCCTCGACGCGGCCCTGCGGATGGCCTGGGATGCCAATCTCGAACGTTTTCCGGAATACGCCCAGCCACGGCCCTTCATCATCGTGGGTTACGGCAAACTGGGCGGCATAGAGCTCGGCCCCGGATCGGATCTGGATCTGGTCTTTGTGCACGACCTTCCGGAGGGCGCCGGCCCCTTTCTGCAGCGGCTCGTACGTCGCCTGCTGCATGTGCTCACCGCGCCCACCTACAGCGGCGCGCTCTACGAAATCGATACCCGCCTGCGACCATCAGGTGGCGCGGGCACCATGGTGAGTTCCCTGTCCGCCTTCGCTGACTATCAGGACAAGCGCGCCTGGACCTGGGAGCAGCAGGCGCTGGTGCGGGCCCGGCCGGTGGCGGGAGATGCGGCGCTGGCAAAACGCTTTGCAGCGTTACGGCGTGAAATTCTCGGCCTGGAAAGGGATCGCGACACCCTCCGTGATGAAATTCTGAAGATGCGGGAACGCATCAGCGAGCATCTGCTGGAAGACGAGGACGCGGATCTCAAGCGCGGTGCAGGCGGTATCGTCGATATAGAGTTTATGGTGCAATACCTGGTCCTGGCCTGGGCCCACCAGCATCCGTCACTCACCGAATTTACGGACAATGTCCGCATTCTCGATGCGGTGGAGCGACTCGAGCTGCTGCCGTCGGGTGCCGCTGGAAGGCTCCGGAAGGCCTACATCGCGCTGCGGGCGGAGTGGCATCGCAGCGTGCTGGACATTCCGGACCGGGAACGGGCATCGCTGACCCTGGCGACCTACCGGGATGAGGTACGCACCATCTGGACGCTGGTCTTCGGGGAGCAGACAACGGCCTGA
- a CDS encoding GspE/PulE family protein has product MLEVARDVARDHAHEPLTGDADPVPEASADMTADDAAIAAGIPADGAQPRESSLSERLIDQPDLLAERLLDLPSLLDDLVREEFISQRQAEDILIAPRTKKELLQHPMEIVADREYENRNKPGHKLDLDTLTLWLSAKSRQPYARIDPLKVNVNAVTEVMSYAFAQRHNILVLEVNDDEVVIASAQPFMHQWEGMLTQTLRGRRIKRKVANPRDLNKYMLEFYTMARSVSRAEEAGFEVSGIANLEQMLELGTLKSPDANDAHIVNIVDWLLNYAFEQRASDIHIEPRREKGLIRFRIDGVLHHVYELPGAVNAAVTSRLKILGRMDVAEKRRPQDGRIKTKSQEGDEVELRLSTLPTAFGEKMVMRIFDPDVLLRSFSELGLAGEDYKRWHGMINQPNGIVLVTGPTGSGKTTTLYSTLKQLATDEVNVCTIEDPIEMVEPAFNQMQVQQNIGVTFAKGVRALLRQDPDIIMVGEIRDLETAEMAIQAALTGHLVISTLHTNDAPTAITRLLDLGLPAYMIKATVLGVMAQRLVRTLCPHCKVEENVDLEAWQLLTHPFRAKPPARVYAPRGCLECRDTGYLGRMGVYELLPLSTKVQGLVQTETDIEGLRKVAMKEGMRTLRLSGAQKVGAGLTTISEVLRVAPASQS; this is encoded by the coding sequence ATGCTGGAAGTCGCGCGCGATGTCGCGCGCGATCACGCGCACGAGCCACTGACCGGTGACGCAGACCCGGTGCCGGAGGCGTCTGCCGATATGACAGCGGACGACGCGGCGATTGCCGCAGGGATACCGGCCGATGGTGCGCAGCCGCGGGAGTCCTCCCTGTCGGAGCGACTGATCGACCAGCCGGATCTGCTTGCAGAGCGTCTGCTAGACCTCCCTTCGCTGCTCGATGACCTGGTGCGGGAAGAATTCATCAGCCAGCGTCAGGCGGAAGACATTCTCATCGCCCCCCGTACCAAGAAAGAACTGCTGCAGCATCCGATGGAGATCGTGGCGGATCGGGAATACGAGAATCGCAACAAGCCCGGCCACAAACTCGACCTCGATACCCTGACGCTGTGGTTGTCGGCCAAGTCGCGCCAGCCCTATGCCCGCATCGATCCGTTGAAGGTCAACGTGAATGCGGTGACCGAAGTGATGTCCTACGCCTTTGCTCAGCGCCACAACATCCTGGTGCTCGAGGTCAACGACGACGAAGTGGTGATCGCCAGTGCCCAGCCCTTCATGCATCAGTGGGAGGGCATGCTCACCCAGACCCTGCGGGGCCGGCGCATCAAGCGCAAGGTGGCGAATCCCCGGGACCTGAATAAATACATGCTCGAGTTCTACACCATGGCGCGGTCCGTCTCCCGCGCTGAGGAAGCGGGATTCGAGGTCTCCGGTATCGCCAACCTCGAGCAGATGCTCGAACTCGGCACGCTCAAATCGCCGGACGCCAACGATGCGCACATCGTCAACATCGTGGACTGGCTGCTCAACTATGCCTTCGAGCAGCGGGCCAGTGATATCCATATCGAACCGCGCCGCGAGAAAGGTCTGATCCGTTTCCGCATCGATGGCGTGCTGCATCACGTCTATGAACTGCCGGGTGCGGTGAATGCGGCGGTGACCAGCCGATTGAAGATCCTTGGCCGCATGGATGTCGCGGAAAAACGTCGCCCCCAGGATGGCCGAATCAAGACCAAGTCCCAGGAAGGGGACGAAGTCGAACTGCGCCTGTCGACGCTGCCCACCGCCTTCGGCGAGAAGATGGTGATGCGGATTTTCGATCCGGATGTACTGCTGCGCAGTTTTTCCGAGCTGGGACTGGCCGGTGAGGACTACAAGCGCTGGCATGGCATGATCAATCAGCCCAACGGCATCGTTCTGGTGACCGGACCCACCGGCTCGGGCAAGACCACCACCCTCTATTCCACCCTGAAGCAGCTGGCCACAGACGAGGTGAACGTCTGCACCATCGAAGATCCGATTGAAATGGTGGAGCCCGCCTTCAACCAGATGCAGGTGCAGCAGAACATCGGTGTGACTTTCGCGAAGGGTGTCCGCGCCCTGCTGCGACAGGATCCGGACATCATCATGGTCGGTGAGATCCGTGATCTGGAAACCGCGGAGATGGCGATTCAGGCGGCGCTGACCGGTCACCTGGTGATCTCCACCCTGCACACTAACGATGCGCCCACGGCGATCACCCGACTGCTCGACCTCGGCCTGCCTGCCTATATGATCAAAGCCACCGTGCTCGGTGTCATGGCGCAACGTCTGGTGCGAACCCTGTGCCCGCACTGCAAGGTCGAAGAGAACGTCGACCTCGAAGCCTGGCAGCTGCTCACCCACCCCTTCCGGGCGAAGCCGCCGGCCCGGGTGTATGCACCCCGGGGTTGCCTCGAGTGTCGGGACACCGGCTACCTGGGTCGCATGGGGGTCTATGAACTGCTGCCTTTGAGCACGAAGGTACAGGGGCTGGTGCAGACCGAGACCGATATCGAAGGGCTGCGCAAGGTGGCGATGAAAGAAGGCATGCGCACCCTGCGGCTGTCCGGGGCACAGAAAGTCGGTGCAGGATTGACGACGATCTCCGAAGTGCTGCGCGTCGCTCCTGCGTCACAGAGTTGA
- the waaF gene encoding lipopolysaccharide heptosyltransferase II has protein sequence MNVLIVAPAWVGDMVMAHALIRQLCARYQTLSIDLLAPPATAALGARMPGVRQTHRLDVGHGELGWSARRVMARRLAGEHYDQAIVLPNSFKSALIPWWAGIPRRTGWSGESRLLILNDRRTLDESACPLMIQQFVALGLEPGQGLPDPLPLPRLAADADNAARLCTDLGIHTSGITALCPGAEFGAAKRWPAEHFAAVARASVARGRQVWLLGSPNDVPVCREIETLVPTGLVNLAGRTSLTDAVDLLSMADDVVCNDSGLMHVACALERRVIALFGSTSPDFTPPLSAAARVLRLDLECSPCFQRECPLGHLRCLKDLSPERVIEVL, from the coding sequence GTGAATGTCCTCATCGTGGCGCCTGCCTGGGTGGGCGACATGGTCATGGCCCATGCGCTGATCCGGCAGCTCTGCGCCCGTTATCAGACCCTGTCCATCGATCTGCTCGCACCGCCGGCGACCGCTGCCCTGGGTGCGCGGATGCCGGGTGTGCGCCAGACCCATCGCCTGGATGTCGGACATGGAGAGCTGGGCTGGTCGGCGCGCCGGGTAATGGCGCGCCGGTTGGCGGGCGAACACTACGATCAGGCCATCGTGCTGCCCAACAGTTTCAAATCCGCGCTGATTCCCTGGTGGGCGGGTATCCCCAGGCGTACCGGCTGGTCGGGTGAGTCCCGCCTGCTGATTCTCAACGACCGGCGCACGCTGGATGAGAGCGCCTGTCCGCTCATGATCCAGCAGTTCGTCGCCCTCGGTCTCGAACCCGGGCAGGGACTGCCGGACCCCCTGCCGTTGCCGAGGCTGGCTGCAGATGCGGACAACGCTGCCCGGTTGTGTACCGATCTCGGCATCCACACCAGCGGGATCACGGCGCTGTGTCCGGGTGCCGAATTTGGTGCGGCCAAGCGCTGGCCGGCCGAGCACTTCGCCGCGGTGGCCCGGGCATCGGTGGCCAGGGGTCGCCAGGTCTGGCTGCTCGGCTCCCCGAATGACGTCCCGGTGTGCCGGGAGATCGAAACCCTGGTACCTACGGGCCTGGTCAATCTTGCCGGGCGGACCAGCCTGACCGATGCGGTGGACCTGCTGTCGATGGCAGACGACGTGGTCTGCAACGACTCGGGCCTGATGCATGTGGCTTGTGCGCTGGAGCGACGGGTCATTGCCCTGTTCGGCTCCACCTCGCCGGATTTCACACCACCCCTGTCCGCTGCTGCCAGGGTGCTGCGACTGGATCTCGAGTGCAGCCCCTGCTTTCAGCGTGAATGTCCCCTGGGCCACCTGCGCTGTCTGAAAGACTTGAGCCCGGAGCGGGTGATCGAAGTGCTTTAA
- the waaC gene encoding lipopolysaccharide heptosyltransferase I — MHVLLIKMSSLGDVVHALPAVSDAAAHGVTFDWVVEEAFAGIPARHPAVRRVLPIAWRRWRRGLYANRADLAQFRRELRERDYSLILDAQGLLKSAAVTLLARGRRKSGFDWASAREGAASLFYGSRHPVRRQQHAVDRLRQLFAAAIGYRMTDAEPRFAIGDSRNGKGDRAQRECVLLHGTTWTSKHWPEPMWTELARRLSERGFAVRLPWGNGEEQARAGRIAAGLPGVEVLDAMTIDTLIDRLSAAALAVGVDSGLSHLAAALGVPTLTLYGSTDATLTGARGARASNLQASFPCAPCLRRDCGYRGAAQHWQGRTVVPACYARLAPEEIWPAIERLVD, encoded by the coding sequence ATGCACGTGCTGCTGATCAAGATGTCCTCGCTGGGTGACGTGGTGCACGCGCTGCCGGCTGTCTCTGATGCCGCCGCCCATGGAGTAACCTTCGACTGGGTGGTGGAGGAAGCTTTTGCGGGCATACCCGCGCGACACCCGGCGGTGCGGCGCGTCCTGCCGATCGCCTGGCGGCGCTGGCGGCGCGGCCTCTATGCCAACAGAGCCGACCTTGCGCAGTTCCGGCGGGAGCTGCGGGAGCGCGACTACTCGCTGATCCTCGACGCCCAGGGACTGCTGAAAAGCGCGGCAGTCACCCTGCTTGCCCGGGGCCGCCGTAAATCGGGCTTTGACTGGGCATCGGCCAGGGAGGGTGCGGCCAGCCTCTTCTACGGCAGCCGTCACCCGGTGCGGCGGCAACAGCACGCCGTGGACCGGCTCCGGCAACTTTTTGCGGCGGCGATCGGCTACCGGATGACGGACGCCGAACCGCGCTTCGCTATCGGGGATTCCCGGAATGGGAAAGGCGACCGCGCGCAGCGGGAGTGCGTGCTGCTGCATGGCACCACCTGGACCAGCAAGCACTGGCCTGAGCCGATGTGGACCGAACTCGCACGTCGCCTGAGTGAGCGCGGTTTTGCAGTGCGGCTGCCCTGGGGTAACGGCGAGGAACAGGCGCGTGCCGGACGGATTGCCGCTGGACTCCCGGGTGTCGAGGTGCTCGACGCGATGACCATCGATACGCTGATTGATCGGCTCTCCGCTGCGGCGCTCGCGGTGGGGGTCGATTCCGGCTTGAGCCATCTGGCCGCCGCGCTGGGGGTGCCTACCCTGACCCTCTATGGCAGCACGGATGCAACGCTCACCGGGGCCCGGGGTGCGAGGGCCAGTAATCTGCAGGCTTCTTTCCCCTGCGCACCCTGTCTGCGCCGCGACTGCGGTTATCGGGGCGCTGCCCAGCACTGGCAGGGCCGGACGGTCGTACCCGCCTGCTATGCGCGACTCGCACCCGAAGAGATCTGGCCTGCCATAGAGCGGCTGGTGGACTGA
- a CDS encoding glycosyltransferase family 4 protein gives MIAFALYKFFPYGGLQRDFLRIAEACLARGYRVRVYTLSWEGPLPEGFDLIRVPVDAVTNPSRYELFAKWVHADLAWRPAACLVGFNKMPGLDVYFAADSCYEAKARQLRTPLYRQTRRYRHFSRFEHAVFDPEVDTDVLLITAQQREQFHEYYGTPDTRMHLLPPGVSPDRRRGADAAQLRCEFRREFEIADDETLLLLIGSGFVTKGLDRALAAVAALPDRLRASVRLFVIGQDNPRSFQNLAAGLGVADRLRIFEGRDDIPRFLQGADLMLHPAYMESGGIVLIEAIIAGLPVIATDVCGYAPLVEQADAGVLVESPFSQENLNSILARAIEDRTTRARWSANGVRFGQTADLYGQTDQAVAVIERRMGAGTAAVCDAH, from the coding sequence CTGATCGCGTTCGCGCTGTACAAGTTCTTTCCCTACGGCGGGCTGCAGAGGGATTTTCTGCGTATCGCAGAAGCCTGTCTCGCCAGGGGATACCGGGTGCGCGTCTATACCCTGTCCTGGGAGGGTCCACTTCCGGAAGGTTTCGATCTGATCAGAGTACCCGTGGATGCCGTGACCAATCCCTCGCGCTATGAACTGTTTGCCAAGTGGGTCCATGCGGATCTTGCCTGGCGCCCTGCGGCCTGCCTTGTCGGCTTCAACAAGATGCCGGGTCTGGACGTCTACTTTGCCGCAGATTCCTGCTATGAGGCGAAAGCACGGCAGCTGCGAACGCCCCTGTATCGGCAGACGCGCCGCTATCGCCATTTCTCCCGTTTCGAACATGCGGTCTTCGATCCGGAAGTGGACACCGATGTGCTTTTGATCACCGCACAGCAGCGCGAACAGTTCCATGAGTACTACGGTACGCCGGATACCCGTATGCACCTCCTGCCCCCGGGGGTGAGTCCGGACCGCCGGCGTGGCGCAGACGCTGCACAACTGCGCTGCGAGTTCCGCCGCGAATTCGAAATCGCCGATGACGAGACACTTCTGCTGCTGATCGGATCCGGCTTCGTCACCAAGGGACTGGATCGAGCGCTGGCCGCGGTCGCCGCATTGCCGGACCGGCTCAGAGCATCTGTTCGGCTGTTTGTTATCGGTCAGGACAATCCCCGCTCTTTTCAGAATCTGGCGGCAGGTCTCGGCGTGGCGGATCGGCTGCGCATCTTCGAAGGGCGCGATGACATTCCCCGCTTTCTCCAGGGTGCGGATCTGATGCTGCATCCCGCGTACATGGAAAGTGGCGGCATCGTACTGATCGAAGCCATCATCGCCGGCCTGCCGGTGATCGCGACCGACGTGTGCGGCTATGCACCCTTAGTCGAACAGGCCGATGCCGGTGTGCTGGTGGAAAGCCCGTTCTCCCAGGAGAATTTGAACTCGATTCTCGCCCGCGCGATCGAAGATCGGACCACACGGGCGCGCTGGTCGGCCAACGGCGTTCGCTTCGGCCAGACCGCCGACCTTTATGGCCAGACAGACCAGGCCGTGGCCGTGATCGAGCGTCGCATGGGCGCAGGTACTGCAGCGGTGTGCGATGCCCACTGA
- a CDS encoding branched-chain amino acid transaminase yields the protein MTSENLADRDGWIWQNGQMIPWREAKVHVLTHTLHYGVGVFEGVRAYLTPKGPCIFRLHEHTRRLFNSAHILELEIPFTPEQVSRAQCEVFAANELEEGYLRPMVYLGSEAMGLRAKGLSVNLVIAAWPWPNYMDAESRDKGIRVRTSSYTRHHVNITMCKAKANGNYINSILALHEAIDAGCDEALMLDNEGYVAEGTGENVFIVRDGVIHTPELTSCLDGITRNTVMHLARELGLCLVERRITRDEVYICDEAFFTGTAAEVLPIRELDGRRIGSGARGPITERLQSLYFEQVRGKRQAFPEWLTPVRT from the coding sequence ATGACGTCGGAAAACTTAGCAGATCGGGACGGCTGGATCTGGCAGAACGGTCAGATGATTCCCTGGCGCGAAGCAAAAGTGCACGTACTCACACACACGCTGCACTATGGCGTGGGGGTGTTTGAAGGGGTACGCGCGTATCTGACCCCGAAAGGGCCCTGCATCTTCAGACTGCATGAACACACACGGCGTCTGTTCAATTCAGCCCACATCCTCGAGCTTGAGATTCCCTTCACGCCCGAGCAGGTGAGTCGCGCCCAGTGTGAAGTATTCGCGGCCAACGAGCTGGAAGAAGGCTATCTGCGCCCCATGGTGTATCTCGGATCCGAAGCCATGGGACTGCGGGCAAAAGGTCTGTCGGTCAATCTGGTGATCGCCGCCTGGCCCTGGCCCAACTACATGGATGCGGAAAGCCGGGACAAAGGTATCCGGGTGCGGACATCGTCTTATACGCGACATCATGTGAACATCACCATGTGCAAGGCGAAGGCCAACGGCAACTACATCAATTCGATTCTGGCGCTGCACGAAGCCATCGACGCAGGTTGCGACGAGGCGCTGATGCTGGACAACGAAGGCTATGTCGCGGAAGGCACCGGCGAGAACGTCTTCATCGTTCGCGACGGAGTGATCCACACCCCGGAACTCACCTCCTGTCTGGATGGCATCACCCGCAATACGGTCATGCACCTGGCCCGGGAGCTCGGTCTCTGCCTTGTGGAACGGCGTATCACACGGGATGAGGTCTACATCTGTGATGAAGCGTTCTTCACCGGGACCGCCGCGGAAGTGCTGCCCATCCGGGAGCTGGATGGCCGGCGTATCGGCAGTGGCGCACGGGGCCCGATCACCGAGCGGCTGCAGAGTCTCTATTTCGAGCAGGTGCGGGGCAAGCGCCAGGCCTTCCCCGAGTGGCTGACACCCGTGCGCACGTGA
- the rfaP gene encoding lipopolysaccharide core heptose(I) kinase RfaP, with protein MPTDCFLREDLRGLLPEEDLLDAAAALEGTVYREVAGRSTRRVELGGRWFFLKFHEGVGVAEMLKSWLSLKQPIVGARNEYEACRYLERVGIVAPRVAAFAESTGPAHRRRSFVLCDELEGYDDLETLTLPWLQVTPGGLERRALVLQVARFARRFHDAGLVHRDFYLCHLLRNRHQPDGPLGVLDLHRALRFEQLPWRWRKRDLAALLYSALDLPLGKCAWLRFVRVYSGRPLAEEFRENGRRWAAVYRRALALYRKGERKGLTAGKFQP; from the coding sequence ATGCCCACTGACTGTTTTCTGAGAGAAGACCTGCGCGGCCTGCTCCCGGAAGAGGACCTGCTCGATGCCGCCGCAGCACTTGAGGGCACCGTCTATCGGGAAGTGGCAGGACGCAGCACGCGTCGAGTCGAACTCGGCGGACGCTGGTTCTTTCTGAAGTTTCATGAAGGGGTAGGCGTCGCCGAAATGCTCAAGAGCTGGCTGTCGCTGAAGCAGCCCATCGTCGGTGCGCGCAACGAGTACGAGGCCTGCCGGTATCTGGAACGCGTCGGCATCGTCGCACCCCGGGTGGCCGCCTTCGCAGAGTCCACCGGCCCCGCCCATCGGCGTCGTTCCTTTGTATTGTGCGATGAACTTGAAGGTTACGACGATCTCGAGACCCTGACCCTGCCCTGGCTGCAGGTTACACCGGGTGGACTCGAACGGCGCGCACTGGTGCTCCAGGTCGCCCGCTTCGCACGGCGTTTTCACGACGCGGGCCTCGTGCACCGGGATTTTTATCTGTGTCATCTGCTCAGAAATCGGCACCAGCCGGATGGGCCGCTCGGCGTTCTCGATCTGCATCGTGCGCTGCGTTTCGAGCAACTGCCCTGGCGCTGGCGTAAGCGCGATCTGGCGGCGCTGCTGTATTCCGCCCTGGACCTGCCGCTGGGAAAGTGTGCCTGGCTGCGCTTTGTCCGGGTTTACAGCGGGCGCCCGCTGGCCGAGGAGTTCCGGGAAAACGGTCGGCGCTGGGCGGCCGTGTACCGGCGTGCACTGGCCCTTTACCGCAAAGGTGAGCGCAAGGGACTCACCGCCGGAAAATTTCAGCCATGA